In Antechinus flavipes isolate AdamAnt ecotype Samford, QLD, Australia chromosome 6, AdamAnt_v2, whole genome shotgun sequence, the sequence TGCAGCCCATGATCACAGCCAAGCCAACACCTCCCAGGCCAAAGATGGCACACGTAGAGCCAGGCTCCACCTGGATGAACAAGAGATCTCGTGAGAGCCCATATAAATTTAAACCACCAGCTTTCAAAACAAGTCAAGCCAGCTTTATCTTTATTGATAGGCACAGTAATGTCCCCAGTGGGATATATCTCTTTTAAAATGCTGGGCATGGCACAAAATTGACCAGGCTAAaaggcaacattttttttttttggatgagaaaTTAAGACGGACCATCCTCTTACCTTGGCAGTGTTGATAGCAGCACCATAACCAGTTGAAATGCCACAACCCAGCAGGCAAACTTTATCCAGAGGTGCCAAAGGATCAATTTTAGCCACAGAAATATCAGCCACCACTGTGTATTCAGAAAATGTGCTGGTCCccatgaaatgaaaaatttgcttCCCTTTACAGGTAAACCGGCTTGTATTATCAGGCATCAATCCTTTCCCTTGGGTAactctaaagaaaagaaaaaggaaaataaaggataaaGCAAGATTTCATAAAATCCTTGAGAGAtcagggaaaacattttaaagaagcCATAGAATCGTTAGATCTAGAAGAAAACTTGTCATCTGGTccattgtcttcattttaaagagaagaaaacaggccaaaaaaagtaaaagtgatTGTAGGATCTCAGATCTACTTAGTGACTGAAGTGGGACTAGAATCTAAGTTTTTGACTTGTTGAATCTGGACTTGTCCTAAGAACAACATGACTGAGGCCAATTTTCCAAAATATTAACAAATCTTAATTTACTACACAGGGGATCATAATCATGCAATGTACCATGCACTAAAGAAAACCTagggaaaaaatatagaattctACACTTCAACATTTACTGATCATCTGTTATGTACTGGGCATTGTCTTAGTTGCTgggcaaagataaaaaaagacaatCTCCATCCCTTGCTCTCAAGGTGGGAgatgaaataatgattttttttttttaaattaaagctttttattttcaaaatatatacatggataattttcaagattcatccttacaaaactttgtgttctaatttttttcccctgctttctCCTCACCCTTACCCCTAGACcacaatatatgtttaacatgtgcaattcttccttACATAGAGATGAAATAGTATGTATGAGGAATAACAAAGTTGTTCAGTTTGGCTAGAATGCAGAGTGTATAAAGGGCAGCCACTGTTACTATTAAACAAAGATCAAACCCCAAGGAGCCCATTAATAGATTTAAGAGAGACCtggatgggggaaaaaattactattttcatttcaatataaatgatttgcttttgtaattttatgtatcttttttttttttggggggggaggagattaagtgacttgcttaaggtcatgtatgtgtttgaagctgaatttgaactcagtcctcatgactccagggctgatggtttatttattgtgccacctagtcATTTATGCatcttattttatgcatataaatacattattttgagaaggggtccatagggcTTCCTGAAGTTCCAGAAGGTTTATGGcataaaaaaagttaagaacctatAAGTAGCTCAGAGCAGGTGCCGATCAGCATTGGTAGTAGCTTTCTCATAAGGTAGTCTCTGTTTCCTATGCTGATGAAATGATAGCTTTTGAACATAAAAGGTAATCAATAAAATCGATtgatctaaatttctaaattttcaatGGACAAAAAGCCTAATGAGACAAATTTCAGTTCAAATAAATCTTAGAACAAAATTATCATAATACATTAAACAGTCATAAGAGTTaaacagaaaattaattttattactatttagAAGCAACCAAATGGTTCCTTGTTGGGGATTTTTTGTGtgcattcattaaaaatatacataaactgTAATGATACCAACCTTATCTTCTGGCAAAGGTTTGTTTTAGGATTCCTACAAAATTTGCATTCTCCACACTGTGGGATATAAAGTGGGATGACAGTGTCACCTGGGAAACAGATGgaaacaataagcatttttaatggAGAGATTCTATTTCCTAATAAAAAATGTTGCAGCATTTattaaagtttaaagaaaaaaaacattactgtctcaatatttcatttaattttggctggactgaaaaaaagaaaaggatttgagAAAAGAAGTCAAAACCAACAATGTTAAGTGCTTGATATGCATCATaaccttcctcttctttctccttttcctcccatgTACTAAATGTGCTGTTTTTTTATCTCTGTAATAATCTCAGGACAGAGACTTCAGAACACTgacaataaaaaagttaattttggtaaagcatcttttttttttttaagtcagctattaataagtttttaaacaagaacaacaaagcTGGTTTAGGGTCTTCAAACGATTTCAGAGAAGCAGTGGTCTATGAAATCAGAGAACAAAAAGCCTTGTATTTGCCAAATGAAGAGTGAGATCAATTTTGACAAGTCACTGAGCAGGCAATCTCTTGTTCAATGAATGGTGTAAGCAGCTGATTGTAGAAGTGATTTTCTTATAGCAACAAGCCAAGGAATTCAAGTATCTAATCACGAGTCTACCTGGTTGGAGCTTAGTTACTCCTTCACCAACACTCTCCACGATTCCAGCTCCTTCGTGTCCCAAAATCACTGGAAAACACCCTTCTGGATCTGCCCCACTCAGAGTATAAGCATCAGTATGGCAAACAGCAGTGGCAAGAATCTATCAGGATATTCAGAGAAACAGAATGTGGATAAGTCTATGCATGTGTGTAGGCAACTCAgaatacatataaagaaagatgttgccttgatttttatcatattcttaGGGCCAAAGAGGCCTTTAAAGACTATTAAATCtagcatcttcattttacaggtgagaaaatggaGATGTGGAGTCGTCAAGGTTTCACAAATATTAAGTAACTGGTTCCTCTGGAATTATTgctctacttcctttttttttttttttttttttttttttttaacagtatgtAAGTCCCTTCAgagcaggaattatttcatttttttccctttatttctccaGCTCTATCCATGTGCTACTCAGCTGCCCCAACCCATgctcttttaaaatgaaagaaaaatcttttatttggCAATTCTCATGAGAAACAAGTGTGTCCACTGGTGAGACACCCATAGAATACTGAGGTGGGAGTAAGCTTTCTACATTAGTTCTGTTCCTTACCCCTCCCTTCAAAGTGTGGAGGGGTTGGATTTACAATCTAAGTTAGTTACATTTGCTTGGATTTATAAACTTCTTTATTAGCCCATTCCACATGTCAAAAAGGCTTGTGACTGTCACTGTCCTTAGCTGGTTTGGAACTATTTAGGCTGGATCTCTCTCAAGGATTGTGTTGTTTAGCCAGTTCTTTGACTTACATAGTGATTGGCTGGAGATACCTTAACAAGATATTTCAATTCTCTCTTCATCCTGTTTTGATTATATCTGTAGAAATCTAACTTTTCATACTCCTCACATACACTATAATATTGAGAGAagtgattatttttctattttattaataaccaattattaaatcaGGATTAAGAAAAacctttctatttcctcattcaagGACTGATTAGTAGGTCATTCAGATAGTCTCAGAAGGACAAGGCTGATGATAGGTGAGATTGGCCTAGTTTTCAGGGTGTATGTTCCATGATCTTGGGTGGATCCCACCTAATTAGGGGtccttatttttgtttatagTGTAAACGGAATTTAATCTAGAGATTAGTCCCAAAGAACTGAGCCTATGGCCTTGTGTCTCTCCACAGTAGTCTAGAAGAACTCagtttacaaaagagaaaaccaatTAGAGTGGCCTGGATAGAGATGGATTCTCCTGTCCAGATTGCTGGAGGCAGCCCAGGCTCATGATCAAGCCATGTTTTCAGCAGGAGGAGCTGAAGGTGGGAGGTTTTAGCTCACATCCTCATTTGGAAGTCCATCCCTTCATTAATTGTTCACCAATTAGGGTTGATTTTTTACCTGTCAGGGTAACAGAAAATAAACCTTCCCCTTCTAAAAGTACTTCAGCATTTAGGGATCTCTATGGTTTTGTCTTTGATTACTGAGAGAGATCACTAATCATCAATTTATAACCAACTAGCCTAATTAGCAAATTGATTATTTATTACCCAGAAACTGCCTGGGGCTTTTAAATCACTCAACATGTATGTtatgttttttatataaatatatgtaaataccaAGGGCAGCAGATTGGGCCAATGATAGCACAGAAGATGATTTTGAATATTGTAGTAAAAGATAAAGACACTTGTGCCTTGGATAGGGCCTAGCTTGTTCCCTCCTCTGGCTGTCTGCTCTGACTCCAGAGAGTAAATTTTTCTTACAACCACCACAAGAAATAAATAAGCTGTAGGAAGTCAGTATTCCATGTGGGCAGATCTAATTAGCAGCCCtataggaagagaaaagggaaaaaaacaaatgttttgttGATCCCCAAGATAAACTACTTTCCTTGTTTTATCTCCCAATTCTGTCCTCTGAAGAGCTCTCAACTCAATCACTTATCCAGAAAACTTGGGCCAAGGACCAAACTTTGCCAGTGACTTAGATATGTAATTACCTTAATTCGAACTTCATGAGCTCTTGGTGGTGCAACTTCGATTTCCTCTATAGAAAGAGGTTTGCCAGCTTCCCAGGCCACAGCAGCCTTGCATTTTATAAcctagaataaggaagaaagggaaagctTTTATTCTCTTGAACAACGGAGGGCctagagaagacaaaaaaagtttCACTTGCCTTCCAGAGAAGTGAGAGGCTACTAAGATAgaactgttgtttgtccttcgttctggaagagaaccagtgacatcaggaaggtgacatgcaagtgaagtgGATTTAAGTCAAATAGGggtatgcaaagtcaccagccaaATATCTCCTCTGGAGGCAAGATATAGATGAAGATGACTAGGGATGGCCCTGATGGAGTGAGACCATCATCTTCATAagctaggggtcctcaaactttttaaatagggggccagttcactgtccctcagactgttggagggccggactatagtaaaaacaaaaactttgttttgtggtcctttaaataaagaaatttcatagccctaggtgagggggataatcgtcctcagctgctgcatctggcccgcgggccgtagtttaaggacccctgataaggtctttcccagttttcagtttttctgagACAATATCCATTTAAGGCTAGGTAGGAAATAAGGCAAAAGAGAACCGCTTTTGCTGTATATGGCATCAGAAAAGATTTATGTAttgatgtttttctttacaaaagaGGGCTTAATATGGTAGGAAATTATTTTGATGTAAAGACAAAAGGCCtcaataaaatacaaatcaaaactgTGATGAATTTGGAAATTACTGATAATTGTCTATGAACACTAATCCTTAGAAAATAAACCACAGATTCACAAGTAACTTGGATATCActgaata encodes:
- the LOC127541245 gene encoding alcohol dehydrogenase class-3; translated protein: MAGQVIKCKAAVAWEAGKPLSIEEIEVAPPRAHEVRIKILATAVCHTDAYTLSGADPEGCFPVILGHEGAGIVESVGEGVTKLQPGDTVIPLYIPQCGECKFCRNPKTNLCQKIRVTQGKGLMPDNTSRFTCKGKQIFHFMGTSTFSEYTVVADISVAKIDPLAPLDKVCLLGCGISTGYGAAINTAKVEPGSTCAIFGLGGVGLAVIMGCKVAGASRIIGIDINKDKFAKAKEFGATECINPQDFKKPIQEVLVEMTDGGVDFSFECIGNVGVMRAALEACHKGWGVSVVVGVAASGQEISTRPFQLVTGRTWKGTAFGGWKSVESVPKLVSEYMSKKIKVDEFVTHNLPFEQINEAFELMHTGKSIRSVLKM